A window from Gammaproteobacteria bacterium encodes these proteins:
- a CDS encoding cell division protein ZapA, with protein MKNALPVTVRILDKEYHIACPPEERDALLAAAEHLNRKMRDIRDSGRVVGAERLAVIAALNITHELLTSRSDSASVPQHVNDKLQRLQSKIDSVLSSGHQSRV; from the coding sequence ATGAAAAACGCGCTGCCCGTCACCGTGCGCATTCTCGACAAGGAATACCACATCGCCTGTCCACCGGAAGAACGGGACGCCTTGCTCGCCGCCGCCGAGCATTTGAACCGCAAAATGCGCGATATCCGCGACAGCGGCCGCGTGGTGGGTGCGGAGCGCCTGGCGGTTATTGCCGCTCTCAATATCACTCACGAGCTGCTCACTTCGCGCTCTGACAGTGCTTCCGTCCCCCAGCATGTCAACGACAAACTGCAACGGCTGCAAAGCAAAATTGACTCCGTCTTGAGTTCCGGTCACCAATCGCGCGTCTAA
- the rpiA gene encoding ribose-5-phosphate isomerase RpiA — MSKDAMKKAAAEAALDYVEAGTVVGIGTGSTANYFIDALAGIKHKIEGTVASSVASAERLQGHGIPVFDLNAVGDLSLYVDGADESNRYLHLIKGGGGALTREKIVAAASKKFVCIADESKLVEVLGRFPLPVEVIPMARSYVARQLVKLGGQPVWRENVVTDNGNIILDVHNLEILEPTKLEQTLNNLAGVVTNGIFALRPADVLLLGGAGGVRTLT, encoded by the coding sequence ATGTCCAAAGACGCCATGAAAAAAGCTGCCGCGGAAGCGGCCCTGGACTATGTGGAAGCGGGCACCGTTGTCGGCATCGGCACCGGCTCCACGGCCAATTATTTCATCGATGCCCTGGCCGGCATCAAACACAAAATTGAAGGCACGGTGGCCAGTTCGGTGGCCTCGGCGGAACGCCTGCAGGGTCACGGCATCCCTGTGTTTGATTTGAATGCCGTGGGCGATTTGAGCCTGTATGTGGATGGCGCCGATGAATCCAACCGCTATCTGCATTTGATCAAGGGCGGCGGCGGTGCCCTGACGCGGGAGAAAATCGTGGCGGCGGCCAGCAAAAAATTTGTCTGTATCGCCGACGAATCCAAGCTGGTAGAGGTGCTGGGCCGTTTCCCGCTGCCTGTCGAAGTCATTCCCATGGCACGCAGCTACGTGGCCCGGCAGTTGGTGAAACTGGGGGGACAGCCGGTGTGGAGGGAGAACGTTGTCACCGACAACGGCAACATTATTTTGGATGTGCACAATCTGGAAATACTGGAACCCACCAAACTGGAACAGACCCTGAACAACCTGGCCGGAGTGGTGACCAATGGCATTTTTGCCCTGCGCCCGGCGGACGTGCTCCTGCTCGGCGGCGCCGGCGGTGTGCGCACGCTGACGTGA
- a CDS encoding YecA family protein has translation MTPQHVLSPGQIPDYHDCAQALARLRVGMEAAECHGSLSGMLCAAGDLRADVCLDALFQGAGEQGSAPSLPTAGMAVLEKLFAATASALNDPDFGFQLLLPDDGHPLQTRAEALSLWCQGFLGGLGLAGFSDGDFGAGEVREVLHDFSEIARMDHDDMDTGEEGENAYMEVVEYVRMAVLLAHEELGRKRQTPAGKRATH, from the coding sequence ATGACACCACAACACGTTTTGTCCCCGGGGCAGATTCCCGATTACCACGACTGTGCCCAGGCCCTTGCCCGTCTGCGAGTGGGCATGGAAGCGGCCGAATGCCATGGCAGTTTGAGCGGTATGTTGTGCGCCGCAGGGGACTTGCGTGCTGATGTCTGCCTGGATGCCCTGTTTCAGGGCGCCGGGGAACAGGGCAGCGCCCCGTCACTCCCGACGGCGGGCATGGCGGTGTTGGAGAAGCTCTTTGCCGCCACCGCAAGCGCGTTGAACGACCCGGATTTCGGCTTCCAACTGCTCCTGCCCGATGACGGGCATCCTTTGCAAACCCGCGCCGAGGCCTTGTCTCTGTGGTGCCAGGGGTTTTTGGGTGGCCTGGGTCTGGCCGGTTTCAGCGACGGTGACTTTGGAGCCGGGGAAGTGCGGGAAGTGCTGCATGATTTCTCCGAAATCGCCCGTATGGATCATGACGATATGGATACCGGGGAGGAGGGCGAAAACGCCTACATGGAAGTGGTGGAATATGTGCGGATGGCGGTGTTGTTGGCGCACGAGGAACTGGGCCGCAAACGCCAGACCCCGGCCGGCAAGCGGGCGACTCATTAG
- a CDS encoding DUF2905 domain-containing protein, producing MAKWLITIGVVLVLVGLLWPLIQKLGLGRLPGDIAVEKENFRFYFPLTTSVLISLLITLLLWLFRR from the coding sequence ATAGCGAAATGGCTGATCACTATCGGTGTGGTGCTGGTACTGGTGGGCTTGCTGTGGCCGTTGATTCAGAAGCTGGGGCTGGGCCGCCTGCCGGGGGATATCGCCGTGGAGAAGGAGAACTTCCGTTTCTATTTTCCCCTGACGACGTCGGTCCTGATCAGCCTGCTCATCACTTTGCTGCTTTGGCTGTTCCGCCGTTAG
- a CDS encoding Xaa-Pro aminopeptidase, with amino-acid sequence MPLSEFVRRRRRLLRLMGRGAAAVLPAAPPRIRNRDAEYPYRQDSDFYYLSGFPEPEAVLVLIPGRRAGQTVLFCRERDPAREIWHGRRAGPEGAVRDYGVDEAWPISELDATLVELLAGKERIFYNFGLNAEFDACMITCLNRLRAKGRSGIAPPREFVALERPLHAMRLLKSPAEIRLMRHAARVAAAAHVDAMRMCRPGLCEYELEAALLHGFRAAGSQPSYNPIVGGGANACILHYTENNSPLNNGEMVLIDAGCEVDHYASDITRTFPVNGVYSPAQRTIYELVLAAQEAAIAKCRPGNSWNAPHDAAVRVLTRGLVQLKLLRGEVRELIKKESYKRFYMHRTGHWLGMDVHDVGDYKSGGSWCRLEPGMVLTVEPGLYIPEQKGVARKWWNIGVRIEDDVLITRSGCEVLSRHVPKDPDAIEALMAR; translated from the coding sequence CTGCCGCTCAGCGAGTTTGTCCGGCGCCGCCGCCGCCTGCTGCGCCTCATGGGCCGCGGCGCGGCGGCAGTGCTGCCTGCCGCGCCACCGCGCATCCGCAATCGTGATGCCGAATACCCTTATCGCCAGGACAGTGATTTCTATTACCTGTCTGGTTTTCCCGAACCGGAAGCGGTGCTGGTCCTGATCCCCGGCCGCCGCGCCGGCCAGACGGTGTTGTTTTGCCGGGAGCGGGATCCGGCCCGGGAAATCTGGCATGGGCGCCGGGCCGGGCCGGAAGGCGCGGTGCGCGACTACGGCGTTGATGAGGCCTGGCCCATATCCGAGCTGGATGCCACACTGGTGGAACTGCTGGCCGGCAAAGAACGTATCTTTTACAACTTTGGCCTGAATGCGGAATTCGACGCCTGCATGATCACCTGCCTCAACCGCCTGCGCGCCAAGGGCCGCAGCGGCATCGCGCCGCCCCGCGAGTTTGTCGCCCTGGAGCGGCCGCTGCATGCCATGCGGTTGCTCAAATCCCCGGCCGAGATCAGGCTCATGCGCCATGCCGCCCGGGTGGCCGCGGCTGCCCATGTGGATGCCATGCGCATGTGCCGCCCCGGCCTTTGTGAGTACGAGCTGGAAGCGGCTTTGCTGCATGGTTTTCGCGCGGCTGGCAGCCAGCCCTCTTACAATCCCATCGTCGGTGGCGGTGCCAATGCGTGCATCTTGCACTACACCGAAAACAACAGTCCCTTGAATAACGGCGAAATGGTGCTCATCGACGCCGGCTGCGAAGTGGATCACTACGCCTCCGACATCACCCGCACCTTCCCGGTGAACGGGGTGTATTCCCCGGCCCAGCGCACCATTTACGAACTCGTGCTCGCCGCCCAGGAAGCTGCCATCGCCAAATGCCGGCCGGGCAATTCCTGGAACGCCCCCCATGATGCAGCGGTGCGGGTGTTGACCCGCGGGCTGGTGCAGCTCAAGCTGCTCCGGGGCGAGGTCAGGGAACTCATAAAAAAGGAATCCTACAAACGCTTTTACATGCACCGCACCGGTCATTGGCTGGGCATGGACGTGCACGATGTGGGCGACTACAAAAGCGGCGGCAGCTGGTGCAGGCTGGAGCCGGGCATGGTGCTTACCGTAGAGCCAGGCCTGTACATACCCGAGCAAAAAGGCGTCGCCAGGAAATGGTGGAACATCGGCGTGCGCATCGAAGATGATGTGTTGATTACCCGAAGCGGCTGTGAGGTACTGAGCAGGCATGTGCCCAAAGACCCCGACGCCATTGAGGCGTTGATGGCGCGCTGA
- a CDS encoding TIGR02449 family protein: protein METQQDLTYSEGEWSGLENRIESLIETCLRLREENQLLRDQFAQLTEEKARLARKTDQACVQVERMLLRLKSLEAES, encoded by the coding sequence ATGGAAACACAGCAAGACCTCACTTATTCAGAAGGCGAGTGGTCCGGCCTGGAGAACAGGATCGAATCACTGATCGAAACCTGCCTGCGCCTGCGCGAAGAAAATCAACTGCTGCGTGATCAGTTTGCACAACTGACCGAGGAAAAAGCGCGTCTCGCGCGCAAAACCGATCAAGCCTGCGTCCAGGTGGAACGCATGCTGTTACGGCTGAAGAGTCTGGAGGCGGAATCATGA
- a CDS encoding 5-formyltetrahydrofolate cyclo-ligase: MSGPSPNMDQRQALRLSMRRQRRSLSAAQQRAAAQQINRHLGHHPLFVRARHIACYVAADGEPDISRLADRASLWGKHIYLPVIQNQRLFFAPYRPGDPLRRNRYGIPEPCRANTPLLTARILDLILTPLVAFDCRGNRLGMGGGFYDRALSFLRRRRRWNKPRVLGIAHGFQEVVQLDAAPWDVPLCGVATDQGVRIFAQSCRIA; this comes from the coding sequence ATGAGCGGACCTTCGCCCAATATGGACCAGCGCCAGGCACTGCGCCTCAGTATGAGAAGGCAGCGTCGTTCGCTCAGCGCCGCACAGCAGCGGGCGGCGGCGCAGCAGATCAATCGTCACCTGGGTCACCACCCCCTGTTTGTTCGTGCCCGACACATTGCCTGCTATGTCGCCGCCGACGGCGAACCGGATATCAGCCGGCTGGCAGACCGGGCCAGTTTATGGGGCAAGCACATTTACCTGCCGGTCATACAAAACCAGCGCTTGTTCTTTGCACCGTACCGCCCGGGTGACCCGCTGAGACGAAACCGCTACGGCATACCCGAACCCTGCCGGGCCAATACCCCTTTGCTGACCGCCCGCATCCTGGATTTGATCCTCACTCCCCTGGTCGCCTTTGACTGCCGGGGTAACCGCCTGGGAATGGGGGGCGGGTTTTACGACCGCGCGCTGAGTTTTCTGCGCCGGCGCCGCCGCTGGAACAAACCTCGCGTGTTGGGCATAGCCCACGGTTTTCAGGAAGTGGTACAACTCGATGCCGCGCCCTGGGATGTGCCCCTCTGTGGCGTGGCAACGGATCAGGGCGTGCGGATATTCGCACAGTCATGCCGCATCGCATAA
- a CDS encoding EVE domain-containing protein, whose protein sequence is MAYWLVKSEPGTFSIDDLRHSPKQTDHWDGVRNYQARNIMRDQMKCGDLVFFYHSNCKEPGIQGIAEVVREGYPDHTAWDPHSPYYDPKSCPDAPRWYMVDLRYQRKLHRVITLKELKQQPQLADMALLRRGNRLSVMPVRKQEWDCILRMERASAMLPRGD, encoded by the coding sequence ATGGCCTATTGGTTGGTAAAATCTGAGCCCGGCACGTTCAGCATTGATGACCTGCGCCACAGCCCCAAACAAACCGACCACTGGGATGGTGTGCGCAACTACCAGGCCCGCAACATCATGCGCGACCAGATGAAGTGCGGCGATCTGGTCTTTTTCTATCACTCCAACTGCAAGGAACCCGGCATTCAAGGCATTGCGGAAGTCGTGCGGGAAGGCTATCCCGATCACACGGCATGGGATCCCCACAGCCCATACTACGACCCCAAAAGCTGTCCCGATGCACCACGCTGGTATATGGTGGATTTGCGTTACCAGCGCAAACTCCACCGCGTCATCACGCTCAAGGAACTGAAACAACAGCCGCAGCTGGCTGATATGGCCTTGCTGCGACGCGGCAACCGCCTGTCGGTGATGCCCGTCCGCAAACAAGAATGGGACTGCATTCTTCGAATGGAACGGGCCTCGGCCATGCTTCCCCGTGGGGATTGA
- the ilvA gene encoding threonine ammonia-lyase, biosynthetic, with protein sequence MPTKYLEKILKARVYDVATETDLDPMPMLSGRYRNTVYLKREDLQPVFSFKLRGAYNKISRLGEDERKKGVICASAGNHAQGVALAAQRLGIPAMIVMPGTTPDIKVDSVRRRGAKAVLYGDTYDEACAKAITLVAEKGMTFVPPYDDPDVIAGQGTVAMEILRQHEAPIHALFVPVGGGGLVAGVSAYVKTLYPEVRIIGVEPDDAPCMYEALKRKKRVVLDQVGIFADGVAVRQAGAEPFRIARRCVDEVILVSTDEICAAIKDIFDDTRSIAEPAGALGVAGLKKYVEREGVRGRNLIAIDSGANMNFDRLRHVAERAEVGERSEAILAVTIPERPGSFLAFCEALGMRSLTEFNYRYADAEQAHVYAGIQLREGDSEHRAIVERLRQGGYPVVDLTDNEMAKLHVRHMVGGRASSVAHELVYRFEFPERPGALLRFLTKLGRRWNISLFHYRNHGAAYGRVLAGIVVPPEDRERFQAFLQDLGYPCVEETGNPVYELFLR encoded by the coding sequence ATGCCAACGAAATACCTCGAAAAAATCCTCAAGGCCCGGGTTTATGACGTGGCCACGGAAACTGACCTCGATCCCATGCCGATGTTGTCCGGCCGCTACCGCAACACGGTTTACCTCAAGCGCGAAGATTTGCAGCCGGTGTTTTCCTTCAAGCTGCGCGGGGCGTACAACAAGATTTCCCGCCTCGGCGAGGACGAACGCAAGAAGGGCGTTATCTGCGCTTCCGCCGGCAATCATGCCCAGGGCGTGGCCCTGGCGGCCCAGCGCCTGGGTATCCCGGCGATGATCGTCATGCCCGGCACCACACCTGATATCAAGGTGGACTCCGTCCGCCGCCGCGGCGCCAAAGCGGTGCTCTACGGTGACACGTACGATGAGGCCTGCGCAAAAGCCATCACCCTGGTGGCCGAAAAAGGCATGACCTTTGTTCCTCCTTACGATGATCCCGACGTGATCGCCGGCCAGGGAACCGTGGCCATGGAAATTCTGCGGCAACACGAGGCGCCCATCCATGCCCTGTTTGTTCCGGTGGGCGGGGGCGGCTTGGTGGCAGGGGTCTCGGCCTATGTCAAAACCCTCTACCCCGAGGTCCGGATAATCGGCGTCGAGCCCGACGATGCGCCGTGCATGTACGAAGCCCTCAAGCGGAAGAAGCGCGTGGTGCTGGACCAGGTGGGTATCTTCGCCGACGGCGTGGCCGTGCGCCAGGCGGGCGCTGAGCCGTTCCGCATCGCCCGGCGCTGTGTGGACGAAGTGATTTTGGTCTCCACCGACGAAATCTGCGCCGCCATCAAGGATATTTTCGATGATACCCGTTCCATCGCCGAACCGGCCGGCGCCCTGGGGGTGGCGGGTTTGAAAAAATATGTGGAGCGGGAGGGTGTCCGGGGTCGCAACCTGATCGCCATCGACAGCGGAGCCAATATGAACTTTGACCGTCTGCGTCATGTCGCCGAACGCGCCGAGGTGGGCGAGCGCAGCGAAGCCATACTGGCGGTGACCATCCCCGAACGGCCCGGCAGCTTTCTGGCCTTTTGCGAGGCGCTGGGGATGCGCTCGCTGACTGAATTCAACTATCGCTATGCGGACGCGGAACAGGCTCATGTCTATGCCGGCATACAGTTGCGCGAGGGTGACAGCGAGCACCGGGCCATCGTTGAACGCCTGCGCCAGGGCGGTTATCCGGTGGTGGATCTCACTGACAACGAAATGGCCAAGCTGCATGTCCGCCATATGGTGGGGGGCAGGGCAAGCAGCGTGGCACATGAGCTGGTCTATCGTTTCGAGTTTCCCGAACGACCGGGTGCGTTGTTGCGTTTTCTGACCAAACTCGGCCGGCGCTGGAATATCAGCTTGTTTCACTACCGCAATCACGGCGCTGCCTATGGGCGTGTGCTGGCAGGCATCGTTGTGCCACCCGAGGACAGGGAGCGCTTCCAGGCGTTTTTGCAGGACTTGGGCTATCCCTGCGTGGAAGAGACGGGCAATCCGGTCTACGAGTTGTTTCTGCGCTAA